A portion of the Microlunatus phosphovorus NM-1 genome contains these proteins:
- a CDS encoding FitA-like ribbon-helix-helix domain-containing protein → MPSVQIKDVPEETHRVLRRRAAEAHQSLQEYLLTKLVEDARVPTMAEVLRRADDRTGGTISLAAAADLVRDDRDSR, encoded by the coding sequence ATGCCGAGCGTGCAGATCAAGGACGTTCCCGAGGAGACCCATCGGGTTCTTCGTCGTCGTGCTGCCGAGGCCCACCAGTCCCTTCAGGAGTATCTGCTGACCAAGCTCGTCGAGGACGCCCGCGTGCCGACGATGGCCGAGGTGCTCAGGCGGGCCGATGACCGGACCGGCGGCACGATCTCGCTCGCAGCGGCAGCGGACCTGGTGAGAGACGACCGTGATAGTCGCTGA
- a CDS encoding aldo/keto reductase, with translation MASDIPDISLNNGISIPQVGLGVFQIPPDQTRAATALAIELGYRHIDTAQLYGNEAGVGEAVRESGIDRSEFFVTSKLNNGAHAYADALAAFDQTLATLDIGYLDLFLIHWPLPTIGDFVETWRAMEEIYRGGKVRAIGVSNFQTHHLDRILTECTIVPAVNQIEVNPHLTNEKVRSYDVEHGIATEAWSPIARGRVLDEPAIVAIAQRVGRSPAQVTLRWHVQRGDIIFPKSVHAVRLRENLELFDFELTDDDLAAISALNRDQRTGPDPDAFARLPS, from the coding sequence ATGGCGTCCGACATTCCCGACATCAGCCTCAACAACGGCATAAGCATCCCGCAAGTGGGCCTCGGGGTTTTCCAGATCCCACCGGATCAGACCCGAGCAGCCACGGCTCTCGCGATCGAACTCGGCTACCGGCACATCGACACCGCGCAGCTGTATGGGAACGAGGCCGGCGTCGGCGAGGCGGTGCGCGAATCAGGCATCGACCGATCGGAGTTCTTCGTCACCAGCAAGCTGAACAACGGCGCGCACGCGTACGCCGATGCGCTGGCTGCCTTCGACCAGACACTGGCCACGTTGGACATCGGCTACCTCGACCTGTTCTTGATCCACTGGCCGCTGCCCACGATCGGTGACTTCGTCGAGACCTGGCGGGCGATGGAGGAGATCTATCGCGGCGGGAAGGTCCGGGCCATCGGTGTCTCGAACTTCCAGACCCACCACCTCGACCGGATCCTGACCGAATGCACCATCGTGCCGGCCGTCAACCAGATCGAAGTGAACCCGCATCTGACCAACGAGAAGGTGCGCAGCTACGACGTCGAGCACGGGATTGCCACCGAGGCGTGGTCGCCGATCGCCCGCGGTCGGGTGCTGGACGAGCCGGCGATCGTCGCGATCGCGCAACGGGTCGGCCGGAGCCCGGCTCAGGTGACGCTCCGCTGGCATGTGCAGCGTGGCGACATCATCTTCCCGAAGTCGGTGCATGCGGTACGCCTCCGCGAGAACCTCGAGTTGTTCGACTTCGAGCTGACCGATGACGATCTGGCGGCGATCAGCGCGCTGAACCGGGACCAGCGCACCGGTCCCGATCCGGACGCTTTCGCTCGGCTACCCTCCTGA
- a CDS encoding magnesium and cobalt transport protein CorA codes for MPKPGVVDNAVYVDGYRVDSPPTLEQTYDLQKRRGGLAWIGLYRPSETMIQSVAQEFDLHYLMVEDAIAAHQRPKLERYGTTLFTVLRPARYLDDEEEVEFGELHVITGPGFVVTIRHAERPDLAWVRQRLEKHPGLLSQGPEAILYSIIDQVVDDYSPVVAGLENDIDEIEKQLFDGDPDVSQRIYLLMSEVMDFQRAVKPLVAMMDNLARGFEKYRVDIELQRNLRDVQDHVLRIVDQVDGFRTLLQNALSVDATLTAQRQSEETKRLTETSLEQGEQMKRVSSWAAILFAPSLIGGIYGMNFVHIPELDWRFGYPMALGMMLALAVILYTVFRRKGWL; via the coding sequence GTGCCCAAGCCAGGAGTGGTGGACAACGCCGTCTACGTGGACGGATATCGGGTCGACTCCCCGCCGACCCTGGAGCAGACCTACGACCTGCAGAAACGTCGGGGCGGACTCGCCTGGATCGGGCTGTATCGGCCGAGCGAGACGATGATCCAGTCAGTGGCGCAAGAGTTCGACCTGCACTATCTGATGGTCGAGGACGCGATCGCCGCCCATCAGCGCCCGAAGCTGGAGCGCTACGGCACGACGCTGTTCACCGTGCTGCGCCCGGCCCGCTATCTCGATGACGAGGAAGAGGTCGAGTTCGGCGAACTGCACGTGATCACCGGTCCCGGCTTCGTGGTCACCATCCGGCACGCGGAGCGGCCCGATCTGGCCTGGGTGCGTCAGCGGCTGGAGAAGCACCCCGGTCTGCTCAGCCAGGGACCGGAGGCGATCCTCTACAGCATCATCGACCAGGTCGTCGACGACTACTCCCCCGTCGTCGCCGGCCTGGAGAACGACATCGACGAGATCGAGAAGCAGCTGTTCGACGGCGATCCCGATGTCTCGCAGCGCATCTACCTGCTGATGAGCGAGGTGATGGACTTCCAGCGGGCGGTGAAACCGCTGGTCGCCATGATGGACAACCTCGCCCGGGGCTTCGAGAAGTATCGGGTCGACATCGAGCTGCAACGCAACCTGCGCGACGTCCAAGATCACGTGCTGCGGATCGTCGACCAGGTGGACGGCTTCCGGACGCTGCTGCAGAACGCCTTGAGCGTGGACGCCACCCTGACCGCACAGCGGCAGAGCGAGGAGACCAAGCGACTGACCGAGACGAGTCTGGAACAGGGCGAGCAGATGAAACGGGTCTCGTCCTGGGCTGCGATCCTGTTCGCTCCCTCGCTGATCGGCGGCATCTACGGGATGAACTTCGTGCACATCCCTGAGCTCGACTGGCGCTTCGGCTATCCGATGGCGCTGGGCATGATGCTCGCCCTCGCGGTGATCTTGTACACGGTGTTCCGCCGGAAGGGCTGGCTATAG
- a CDS encoding transglutaminase-like domain-containing protein, giving the protein MGTRRLQLGCTFIQHSQIPVHAVFQVEPVLGEIATITDEEWLLDPATPTTSYRDLYGNRCRRLMLPAGRSEITYRATAEVPDATEEIDTGAPEIPPHDLPDEVLVYTLPSRFCLPDVLANEAWSRFGGLPSGYGRVQAICGYVNQYLTFQYGSSGPWSTAVDVHQSGYGVCRDFTHLAVSFCRALNIPARYVFGYLPEIEVAHREQEMDFAAWMQVWLGDRWYTFDPRNNMPRKGRVLIGVGRDAADVAMSTAFGGPWLERMTVVAEELTTSS; this is encoded by the coding sequence ATGGGCACGCGACGCCTCCAGCTGGGCTGCACCTTCATCCAGCACTCCCAGATCCCGGTGCACGCCGTGTTCCAGGTCGAGCCGGTGCTGGGTGAGATCGCCACCATCACCGACGAGGAATGGCTGCTCGATCCAGCGACGCCGACCACTTCCTACCGTGACCTCTATGGAAACCGCTGCCGTCGCTTGATGCTGCCGGCCGGTCGATCCGAGATCACCTATCGAGCGACGGCCGAGGTCCCCGATGCGACCGAGGAGATCGACACCGGCGCCCCGGAGATCCCGCCGCATGACCTGCCCGATGAGGTCTTGGTCTACACGCTGCCGAGCCGGTTCTGCCTGCCGGATGTGCTGGCCAACGAGGCCTGGTCGCGCTTCGGCGGACTACCGTCCGGTTACGGTCGGGTGCAGGCGATCTGCGGCTACGTGAACCAGTACCTGACGTTCCAGTACGGCAGCAGCGGTCCGTGGAGCACTGCGGTGGATGTGCACCAATCCGGATACGGGGTCTGCCGCGACTTCACTCACCTCGCGGTCTCATTCTGTCGAGCGCTGAACATCCCGGCTCGGTACGTGTTCGGCTATCTGCCCGAGATCGAGGTCGCGCACCGGGAGCAGGAGATGGACTTCGCGGCCTGGATGCAGGTCTGGCTGGGCGACCGGTGGTACACATTCGATCCGCGCAACAACATGCCGCGCAAGGGCCGGGTGCTGATCGGCGTCGGGCGCGATGCCGCCGACGTCGCGATGAGCACCGCCTTCGGCGGTCCATGGCTGGAGAGGATGACCGTGGTGGCCGAGGAGCTCACCACGAGTTCGTGA
- a CDS encoding DUF2786 domain-containing protein, which translates to MADVRVFGMGRNNRQRRAAKQKARARRGPTPPHQNRSESELLDDLLRRFGDAFDEEDEFEDDSFHDRNSAWPATHARQHQQIPPSPPTTCQQARALLDRLLSWANMDLSADGLTSAMTRELRGQPSEVLLRLDELASGALLQAAGPLWERGWQPRDLIHVAARLDKWAGALAADLSVVHLHRSGRLELAPSSWHEQLGAARDRARAAGIINWSTNAEPAQSEPAQSEPALWESTPWESTPWESTQWESTGSKSAESESTGSEWVAVDQLLVAGASALVAWTTVIRLLARIQSLPPLARTLPPPSAWGQSAEPPPRTTRSTRPNPPNRSTAQGAPGANRDKVLTTIRALLAKAESTQFAAEAEALTAKAQSMMTRHAIDEALLHAGAEESVEVISRRILIDNPYLVEKVHLLSEVGHANRSKVVWMGDDYAMATVVGTPVDVDQVELLFVSLLIQATRAMAEAGANRTGSFDRSPRFRRSFLTAYAVRIGERLTEADAEATASYGSELVPVLRRQEEAVDARYEELFPHTTQLNSRKTYDRRGWDAGREAADRARFVQGRIAG; encoded by the coding sequence GTGGCTGATGTCAGGGTGTTCGGCATGGGACGCAACAACCGCCAGCGACGGGCAGCCAAGCAGAAGGCGCGGGCCCGCCGAGGCCCGACACCACCACACCAGAACCGCTCCGAGTCGGAGCTGCTCGATGACCTGCTGCGTCGTTTCGGCGACGCCTTCGACGAGGAGGACGAGTTCGAGGACGACAGCTTCCACGATCGCAACAGCGCCTGGCCGGCCACCCATGCCCGGCAGCACCAGCAGATCCCACCGTCACCACCGACGACCTGCCAGCAGGCTCGGGCGCTCCTGGATCGGCTGCTGTCTTGGGCCAACATGGACCTGAGCGCCGACGGTCTGACCAGCGCCATGACCAGGGAGCTCCGCGGTCAGCCATCGGAGGTGCTGCTCCGACTCGACGAACTGGCGAGTGGAGCACTGCTCCAGGCGGCCGGGCCGCTCTGGGAGCGCGGTTGGCAGCCGCGGGACCTGATACACGTCGCCGCCCGGTTGGACAAGTGGGCGGGGGCACTGGCGGCCGACCTGTCGGTGGTCCACCTGCACCGTTCCGGCCGGCTCGAGTTGGCGCCGTCGTCGTGGCACGAGCAGCTCGGCGCCGCTCGCGATCGGGCACGGGCGGCTGGGATCATCAACTGGTCGACCAACGCGGAGCCGGCCCAGTCGGAGCCAGCCCAGTCGGAGCCAGCTCTGTGGGAGTCGACACCGTGGGAGTCGACACCGTGGGAGTCGACACAGTGGGAGTCGACCGGGTCGAAGTCGGCTGAATCCGAGTCGACGGGGTCCGAGTGGGTGGCGGTCGACCAGTTGCTGGTGGCAGGCGCGTCGGCGCTGGTGGCGTGGACAACTGTGATCCGACTGCTCGCCCGGATCCAGAGCCTGCCACCTCTTGCCCGTACGCTGCCGCCGCCGTCGGCGTGGGGACAATCCGCCGAGCCGCCACCCCGGACGACTCGTTCGACCCGGCCGAACCCTCCGAACCGTTCGACCGCGCAAGGGGCGCCCGGAGCCAACCGGGACAAGGTGCTGACCACGATCCGCGCGCTGCTGGCCAAGGCCGAGTCCACCCAGTTCGCGGCCGAAGCGGAGGCACTGACCGCCAAGGCGCAGTCCATGATGACCCGGCATGCGATCGACGAGGCACTGCTGCATGCCGGCGCGGAGGAATCGGTCGAGGTGATCAGCCGCCGGATCCTGATCGACAATCCGTATCTGGTGGAAAAGGTCCATCTGCTCTCGGAAGTGGGGCACGCCAACCGGTCCAAGGTGGTCTGGATGGGGGACGACTACGCCATGGCCACCGTGGTGGGCACGCCGGTGGACGTGGACCAGGTGGAGCTGCTGTTCGTGTCCCTGCTGATCCAAGCGACCCGAGCAATGGCTGAGGCCGGAGCCAACCGGACCGGCTCGTTCGACCGTTCGCCACGATTCCGGCGTTCCTTTCTCACCGCGTACGCGGTGCGGATCGGTGAGCGGCTGACCGAAGCGGACGCGGAGGCGACCGCCTCGTACGGGTCGGAGTTGGTGCCGGTGCTGCGCCGTCAGGAGGAGGCGGTCGATGCCCGGTATGAGGAGCTCTTCCCGCACACGACGCAGCTGAACTCACGGAAGACCTATGACCGGCGCGGCTGGGACGCCGGTCGGGAGGCCGCCGACCGCGCCAGGTTCGTGCAGGGTCGGATCGCCGGCTGA
- a CDS encoding type II toxin-antitoxin system VapC family toxin, which translates to MIVADASVVIAALVDENRSGAWARSRLLKDKDKTAVPDLLYLEVASAVRRLEQRGELTARRAAAAMEDLMALPLQVARLRTLLPRCWELRHNLTPYDAAYVTLAEFSESPLVTADRRLAAAAGPRCKIELPPHDL; encoded by the coding sequence GTGATAGTCGCTGACGCCAGTGTGGTGATCGCTGCCCTCGTCGATGAGAATCGCAGCGGTGCCTGGGCCAGGTCCCGACTTCTGAAGGACAAGGACAAGACGGCGGTGCCTGATCTCCTCTATCTCGAGGTTGCCTCGGCGGTCCGCCGCCTTGAACAACGCGGTGAGCTGACGGCGAGGCGGGCTGCTGCCGCGATGGAAGACTTGATGGCACTGCCTCTCCAGGTGGCCAGGCTCCGCACACTGCTCCCACGATGCTGGGAGTTGCGGCACAACCTCACTCCGTACGACGCCGCATACGTCACACTCGCGGAGTTCAGCGAGTCACCGTTGGTGACCGCGGACCGACGGCTGGCAGCGGCTGCAGGACCGCGATGCAAGATCGAACTACCGCCACATGACCTC